Part of the Musa acuminata AAA Group cultivar baxijiao chromosome BXJ3-10, Cavendish_Baxijiao_AAA, whole genome shotgun sequence genome, TTCATCTCTATATTAGTTGAGTGACAGTCTATGGTATCTTGTTATCTTGTGTATGTGAAGAGTTGATCGAAGCTCACATTTTGGTATCTTACTGCATCGATCTATGAGTTCCACATTGTCTCAGCATCATCCCTTGCCACTTGTACAATCAGTTTTTGGGATTCTTGCCGGGAGGTAATATAATGTTGAAGTTATACTGCTGCTATTCTTTTTTGCACAATGTTGCTGGCAGTTGCTTGGTTTCTTTAATTCATCTTGCCATGGATCATTCTCATGTTATTCAGTGACCTTCAAGATGGTTTGTTGGAGATTAAAAGCActgatcctttttcctttttctttgtgtGTATTTTCTGTAGTTCAAGCTGTCAAACTAATAACTTATTTGTTTTTATCAGTAATTAACTTATTGTCGTGTGCTTTCTCTTCCCAACTCGTGCAGGTTTCTTGAATTTGCGTAGATTGATCGTACTAATCGTATCGGATTACCATTGCATTCGCCGACTCGGGAGCTGTTAAGACCCAACTGCTCTGGAATATCCTTGTGTTATTATTTCAAGAGACCTAATTTTTCATGTATACTACATGACAATTAATAATCTTCAAATCTCTGTACCACAATTAAATAATACTTCACGTGATAAATTCCTTGGTATCATGCTTGTAAATTGTAATGCTGGAAGCCAGATCTTGCACTTAATTCATGGTGTCTATAGCATAAAATAGACATGCAACATATCATGTCATATTGTCAGCTAAGTCTGTGGCGAGAAAACGGGGATACTTGAGCTTAATGGCGACCAGGCAAGGTGTGTATGAGGATGCCTTTACTGAAGAAGGCAACGAGCAATGACATTAGCAGCAGCTTCAGCAGGTATGAGAGAGGCCTCACTACACTAAAAGATTGTTAATTTCTTTGCTACTTTGCATAATTTTACTTTTTGACTGCTAATTTATTGCTACAGGTATGATTGCACAATGTGATGGCTGGCTGCAACTGTTACACAAGTCACCCCCGAAAGGTTCATAACCAGCAACATTAAGGGGAAGGATCCAATGTTGCACAAGTCATCCCTGAAAGGTACATAACGAGCtacagatggatggatggatggatgtctTTATTTATTTGCATCACCCATGTAATAATGATGCTGATGTCCTCTTCTTCAATGTTGCCTCTGCTATCCTTCTCATAAGAGTAATGTATGGCACTGAGGAAAGATAAGACAACATACCATCATGCAAAAGGTTATGATCTGAGCCGTTCATTTTTCAGATACAAAAAACCTCTGCCGTGGTGCTGTGGAAAGCCTTCAATGTTTGTATTGCACGCAActgcgtcttcttcttcttcttcttcttcttcttcttccccattgTTGTCTTGTTGCTGCCTTTAAGTAGGTGTCCCCATGTGGGCGCGTGTTCTGGGATTTGCTTCTTGTCTCATCTCGATTGTGGACTGTATACGCAATCGTTTAGCCAtcctattttttattttctctctgTAACAATCAGATCTTTAGCTGCTATATTGTTcacaacaatatatatatttatatatcattCTCTTCCTCTTAAGATAACTCTAAAGAGAGTCAATGAACTTTTTAAAAGATATCGTAATATACTTTCTGTCTACTAAGCTATCATCTATTGTTGTTGGTAGTGTGTTCGATTCACCCATCTGCATCACTACCTAACCTAAGCTATGTTAGACTCCCATGTGAACATTTCTTAGTAGCTCTTGGTTAAGACGCTTGTCCTTTAAACAAATGATCGATGATGAAGCATCACATGTCACATTAATGCCCGCAATGTTTGCTTGTCAAAGAGACGCACAAATTGGAATCATAAAGAATATATTCTCGACATGATTGATTGAGCCAACTTCTACTGATTTTGTTTTTTATGTTTATATAGAGACATCCGAattcattaatatttttattatacaaataataaattataatttataatttatgtaattaaaacttattttaattttattaaaaacgatCATTAACCGATCACAGAATCCTAATAATTGGTCGAGAAATCGATGTCGACTCCCATGTGGGTGGTGGCGTTCATCGCAACCCGTGATCGGAGGAGGAGGCCATGTTGCGTGCTCTTTCGATCGTCCATGTCATGACATCCTTCCTGCTCGTCAAGCTTCTACTagtatttatttcatttatattttgTCATGCATCGATCAATACAAAAATATCTCATACATTGCTGAGTAGATAACTCCGCGAAGAGGCGCCCACTCTCGTCTTCTCCGTCCCCCACCGCCGCTGCAGTACTGATACGAGCCACCGGCGAGCAGTAGCGCCCGGACGCACGTGTCCATCCCCTGCGTCCGCCGGCCGCCCCACTCACATGCCTCTCCGCTGACCATTGTCTGTTCTACCCCCCGTTCTTTTACCCACGTCAGTCACACGGCGAGACCGCCGCACGGTCCCATCGTTTCCCAGTTTTGGTACGGCCTCGTACTCgactcggttggttccatcgtcGGTGTGTGAGAGTCTGCATTATATACGATATTAAATTTGGACCCAAAAAGAAACCTCGAATCCCGTGGTTCGTGTTACGTGGACCCCGCTGCAGCAGGTCCGTAGTCGCGTAGCGTTTCCCCGCATACAATTTCCATGCGGCGCGTGATCGCACGTGCGACGCCTCCCTCTCGTTTTGAATTTTCAAAAcccaacaaaataataataataattattattattaaatatataacaTATAAAATAATAGAAAGCGGAGTGTGATTAGTACTACTCATCACTCGAACCCGACCTTTCCCTCTTCTCCGCAGCATCCTCCTCCCACGTCTTCTTGCCTCCTCCTTGTTTCTGAGATCTGTGGTTTCGATCACCGGCGTCTCCTGGCAGGAGTTACCGGTTCGTGGGGCTCCATCCATCCGCCGCTTTCGCATTCCACTTTCGTGGTTTTTGAGTTGCTTCCCTGACGCCTCTAATCTCCCCACCGAGTTCTTGGACGTGAGAAATGTACAAGAGCGTCGGCAGGCCCCGCCGCTCGAAGGAGCCGAAGCTCGGCTCCGGCCGGCCCGCCGCTGCGACGTCGTCCCCCGGGGATGGTCcgcctcttttccctcttcttgggttcaaattttgtttctttttttctcgACTAGTGTTTTCCTGAGCTGCTCGGAGCGTGGGATACTGTGGATTTCGAGggttctttgttgttgttgttttcttGAACCGTTCTCGGGACGCTTTGGCTGTTCTCGTTCCTCATCGTCTTCAAAACGATGCAACGAGGGCGTGCTGCTCTGTTTCCTTGTGTTTAGTCGGTTTGTTTCAAATAATAACAGTAAAAAATTCGTTCTTGTGAAGTTGTGATCACCGGACCAGGTCTTCCAAGTGGGTTCTATTCTAATCCGGACGGGAAATCgagatcttttttcttttatcttcttgTGCTTAGATAAATTGATGTGTTGTTTATTTCGTCTAATTAAGAGAGACAAGCCAGCACTAGCCAGAGGCTCTTCCGGTGAAATGACTTTTGTTTGAACTATATGTTTCTAATGATCCGTTTTATGACCTCCATTTCTGCATAGTTCTTTATGGTCCATCTCAGTGAAGTGGACGGTGTGGGCGACGGTGTCCCCAAGTTTCTTCTTTTAAAGTCATACTATGAATGATTGCCGCATTGATTTAGGGCCttagtgttttttttctttttttttcctattgtCATTCTTGAGTTCCGTAGGTTTTGGATCGAATGTGTGGATGATCTTTTGGTGGAAGATACTGGTCTCTCGAATGAGTTCCTGTTATTAGGTTAGCTCCTCTTTGGTCATTCTATAGGATGGGCAACTGTCCTTAGTCCTTACCCGTAGAGGTTGAGATGTACAACCTCCGTCACCTGATTCACCTAATGTAAGTTATCTAGAAAAGCTCTGTTGGATATGTAAATGAACTCGTTCTGGTTGTGCGAAAACCAACTCTGTCTTCAGGTATTGCTAAAGTCAAGTTTGTAAACGGCAAATCATACTAAATGATGCCTGGAAGTCAAGGATTAATTATGCTTACTAGAGTGGTAGCGCTTATGgcaatttatttctttaattatgGATATGGTCATGTTTTCCATTGTTGTCTCTCAAATGCTGAAATctatatttcttttcttcttgatatATAATATCTATTTCACTGTCCCATGCATATGCTTTGAGTGTCTAAGCCTGTCAGGTATATGTGAAGTTGTGAACTGCAAGGAAGAAATGAAAAGCACTAAACCCAGGGGACAAAATGTGCAAATTTGTACTAGAAGAAGTAACATTTGGGACATTAGAAGTTATTTCGTAGTTTCTTCCATAATTGGATTTGACGTATTTGTGTTGGGATGTTAGTTTCTAGAATAGAGTTGAGTAGATGGTCTGTCATTATGAGCGGAGATAGGTGTAGCTGTGGAAATGCATGATAGAATTATCGGTCAAGGGAAATGCTTCACATTCTTTTCCTTCAAGTAGATGGTCTGCCTAAGAAATGCTTCACAGTCTTTTCCTTCAATTACCTGTTTTACATATACCCTGATGTTCCGTCTGATGTACATGTCCATACATATTTTCTTTACCAAAATTGAGTTAAAATAGCCACTCTTTTGCACATATCATTCACGTAAGTTACTCAAGGTGATGAAAATCATCTTGCTTGGATGTGAATTCTTGACATTGCATATAATTCGTGTTGATCTCCTCACAAGCACAAAAGTGCCTTATGGATGAATTTTCTTGGTTGTAGTTCATACCTTATGAATGACTCTTTTACAGAATGCATCTTTTGTTGCAGGTTTTGTTCAATCCAGAAGACGAATGGATACCTCAAGGATCACACGTGGTTCTTCTCATAAAAGTAACTCTTTCGctgaagaaaattctgtaagtgtATTTTAAATCTGTAGGTTCCATGACATCCGAAAATTTCATGTATTTCAGTCATGAAGATGCATGTGAAATTTCCTGGTACCAACGAGATATTTGGGATGTTAAGAATTTACTATATCTGGTGTTTTGCTGAATGCTCCATAATCGTCAGCAAGAGTGAGATTCCCAGAAGATATCATTGTTATCCAAATCTATGCTGCTTGTGTTTTGGTTTTAGTGGCACTCGATACTCAACTCAATTTTCTACTGAGCTTTCTTAGTTTAGCTTTTTATTATTCTTCCAATTTTACAAAGCATCAACTGTTATTTTTTTAGCTTCTAAACGAGTTCACTATGCTAACTAACCCATTCATGGCATTTGAAGTTTGCCCTCGAGTTTGGACGATGCTCGTCTAAGGAAGCCATTATGAAGCCTATACAAACATTAATGGATGAAGAAATGGAAAGTAGGCATGCCTCTCCAAGTGTAATTGTGAAACTGATGGGTCTCAATACGCTCCCCTCGCCGCCTCCAGTAGCCCATAAAGAACTGAAAAATGTTGAAGCTTATTTTCAGCCAGAATCATCTACTGGATTTCAGGGAAATTTTGTGCCACCAAAGGTGCATTCACACCACAAATGTATTAATGAGGATCAAGAATTCAAAGACATTTTTGAAGTGATGGAGACAGCAAAATTTAGGAAACATAAGAACCGATCAACCAGGAAGACGATGCTAAGTTCTAAAAGAAGTGAGACTGGCATGAATTTTGTAAGGCAAAAGTTCATGGATGTCAAGCGTCTTTCAACTGATGAAACACTTCAGAACTCTAAAGAGTTTGATGATGCACTGGAAATTCTTCATTCCAACAAAGACCTTTTCATGAAATTACTACAAGATCCTGACTCTTTGTTCAATAGACATCTCAAAGATGTTAACCATCTACCACCCTCTTCTCATCCAAGCCAGATTACGGTACTAAAATCCTCTATAGTTGAGAAGCACAGGAACACTGAATGGTCAAAATCAGAAAGGAAATATGGAAGGTACTCTCATATGCAAAATGAAATTACAAGCTCTATTAGGAAATCTACACAAGGCTTTACCAATCGCTCTCGTAGGGAATACAGTAGTTTTGTTCCCCACAATTCTTCAACACCACCATACATGGGCAAGACTGAAACTCATGTACATCCTACACGCATTGTTGTTTTGAAACCTAGTCTTGAGAAGACCCAAAAGATGGTTGGTCCTGTTTCCTTTTCACATGAGAACTTACATTTTGGATCAAGAAAGCACAGAGAATTTGCAGTTTCTGCAATTCAGAAGTTACATAAGGAAGGAACAGACAGGCAGAAGTTTTCTGAAAATGTGGAGTATTTGGGGCACACAACAAAGGATTCCAGAGATATTGCCACAGAGATTGCAAGACAGTTGAGCTATACTGTAGGTAACCATTCGAAAAGGCAGATCGCCTCAGAACTGAACACACATATAGGGAGTGGAAGTCCATTTATCCCATCAGATCTTGCTAAGCTCAACAATACTGAATCATTTTGCCAGTTTCCTAACCACTCTGATGAGTGGAGTATTGACTTCAGCTCTCCATCTTCATACTCAATTGAATCATCTGTGAGCAGAGAGGCCAGAAAACGCATGTCTGAGAGATGGAAAATGACCCACCAGTGTCAGGATGTTGGGCTTGTTGTCAGAGGCATGAGCACACTGGGTGAAATGCTTGCTTTATCTGATAGAGAGACACCAGATGCCACTGTGGTCCCATTAGGTACAAAGAAAGTTTCAGATGACAAATTCTCTGGAAACAAGTCATTTGGAACCTGGGGATTTTCTTTAGGTATTAGCAGCAAGAACAGATCTACAAAATTGCAAAGGTCCAAGTCTCTTCCTGCTAAGTCCACTACAATTGAAAGTCCTAACGTAAGCTACAGAAAACAAGGTGGTGATAGTGCTAATGATGACTGTTATATGCTCAAGGATGTACTGAACATGGGTCCTGATGATTTCTCAGTCGAAAACTTTGGTAAGAGGCAAAAGCCACTTTCCAGAAGCTCTAGGCATCGCACCAACAAGAATCGCCGGTCACATTCTATTGGAGCGGAAAATGAGCTACCTGAGCTGGATATTTATGTACATTCAGAAGAACCGAGGAAGAGCATTCATCTGAGAGACCTCTCAGAAGAACAGCATGTACTTCTAGCACACCATGATGAGCCTCACGTTGACATAAAGCACCTAACAAACACCCCCTCGGTTCTCACTTGTGAAGACGCAACAAGTCTGACTACTCCAGGAGAGCATGTGAAGCAATTTGTTAAGCAGTTGACACCTGAGAATGAAGAACTATCTGCCCACAATCATAATGACATTATCAATAAGGTGCTTTTCTATCATGTTCATGTTTTGTGCACACAATTTTTTCTAGCATGACAGCAGCTAAAGATTTGATTGCTTGATGAAACTGAAGGATATTAAGTCTAAGATAATCTGAACTTTTGCTCTGATCCTATTTTAGCATCTCACAATCTCTTCATTTATCCTCCTACACCATAAATTAGAAAAGATATGCTTGTTGGATATGTAAGTTATCTTGCAGTATTCCCTCTATTTCCATTGGCACACACACTGCCTGGTAGCCATCTTCATAAACCAAGATAATGACACAAAATAAAGTCAGCTTACTGCTGAAATTTTGTTGTGCCTCTATCAGTTTAGAGTGCCTGCCGATGTTCACAACATAATTTCAAACCTcaaagaacttttttttttttttttaatttcatttgtcctttcatgtgtgtgtgtatatatacactaCGTTTTTCCTTTTGCTGAGTCTATTATAGCTTATTTCTTTGATATTCAGCATGtgattcttgatagtcttttcttATTTATCTTAGACACTCCAGGAAGATTTAGCTGACCATCCCCAAGTTGATCCACTTCTATCTCAATCAGAGACATCTGAAGCAAGCCTACTAAGCTCCAAGGAGTGTGAACAGCAAAGTCCAGTCTCTGTCCTAGAGCCTCCGTCTGAAGTAGAAAGTTCATGTTCAGGCTGCTTTGAGAGAATAAGTGCTGATCTTCAAGGCAAGTGAATTAACCATGCCATTGTTctgatcttctaacatatttaggTGACATGTTGTTACTCCTATGAAATTCACTATATTGCAGAGCTCAGAATGCAACTCAATCTTCTTAAGCTGGAGTCGGCAGAAAGGTATGAAGAGGAATTGGGCATCAgcatatcaagtgatgaggattctgCAGGAGATAGTCTGTCAGTTCTACCAACAGGGGAGATATTTCAAGCCTTCAAGGATGAAGATGACAGAGATTTCTCATACTTACTCGACATTCTCATTGCTTCAGGTATTCATGGTGCTGACCAAGATAGACTCTTGGATGCTTGCTACTCGCTTGATTATCCAGTAAACCCACATGTTTTTGATGAACTTGAAAGGAAGTACGGTGTGATGGCATCATGGTCAAGATTAGAAAGAAAGCTGTTGTTTGATCTTGTTAATTGCGTTTTAGCGGGTATCGTGGCCTCTGGCATTGGTCCCCGCCCATGGGCACCATCAAATAGGTCTACGCACACATGGGAACACGAGGATCTCCTTGAAAGGCTGTGGCAAATGGTGGTTAACCAAAGGAAGGAGATGGATTGCAATCTGGAGGAGTTTCTGTATCCTAGATGGTTAGATATCGAAAATAGCATTGAAGTAATTGTTAAAGAGATGGAGAAATTGTTAGAGAATGACCTCTTGGAAGAAATTGTCATGGAGTTTATCATCATCCAGTAGGTTCTTCTACAGCTCTATTGCTAGCCCTATATTACGCAACTGCAAACAGAATAGTTGATGGATGACCAGCCAACAGATGATTGTTGAATGGGAGTTGGGATTAGCTTACTTCCAACTCCACTCCCTTCCATTGCACAACATGACATTGATGAATCTCACAAAATGTATCATACCCTGCTACTTTTCTGGCAAATTCAAGCTGCATCCATCATCCAAGGCCAGACATGGTCAAGTATGCTACCTTGAAAGCATCGGTCAAGTTGACTACTATTGTGTAGCATTTGGTAAGAACTTGCAAAGCAATTTGCTAAATACAAACTTCTTCAACGTAGCTGGTTGGCCTGTGGGCACATGATTTCACTTTATTGTATTCCTAAGTATTATTGCATGGTAAATCTTGATGTGGAAATTTAATTACTCACTCTTTCTTGTATGTATCAACCCTAACATGTTGGTGCTATCCTTTGTCCTAAAATTATATGATATTTACCATATTTAAATATTGTAACATGGTCGTTCTTAGGAACTGTTGGACAGCATGTTCCTTTTCATGATATTTACATCTTGAAGGCACAAGGAAGAAGTGCCAATTGGCTATCATTTATAGCTCGCATGACTTGAATGTGGATTAAGATATTTGGTAATGAAGTCACATGCTTATGCCTTAGGAATGTTGACATGTTGCTTGTGATGACTGCTATAATTTTATTAAGGAACTCATGCACTAAGCTATTAGTTATGCAATTATGTTggcaaaattacatatatatatatatatatatatatatatatatatatatatatatatatatatatatatataaatcccttcaaaattatataatcccttcaaaatctgaaaacttgctTATGCAATTTTTGATCAATTAATATCAGTAAAAATCATTATTTTACTAAAATATTAGGAATAATATACATGTTTATATCTTTGTACGTTTTaagttaaattaattaataaccaCCATGCAAGATCTTAATATTTGGAAGGATATAGACATATATGTATTAAAATTTGTAATGGTAGGTATTGCTATTTTCAAACTTCCGAAAGATATATGTATTAGAATCTAATTATGTTTAACTATAATATAatgatatcttaattttttttcttttacaaatagTTGGTGGTGATGATTCAATCTTGAGAGAATCAAAATCTTTGCCAATTAAGTTAGCTCGTATCATTAAAAATTTACCAACTAAATTTTGTGTCTCTTTGATGTTAGATATAACATTTTATACAGTGATAAATTAATTTGTGTCTTGACAACAATGATTTTGACTTTTCATACATTGGTATGCGgagaaaatttattttcaaaattcaatTTTCACCCTCAATTTTtcctatattatatatttataacaaAAAGTAATTTTCATATGCCAAAATTACACACACATTTGTGCCCCTTCATATTTACCCGTCATATTTATTACACATATACCGATATAAAACTCAAACTTAGTTAACTATTATTACAAAATTACACTAATATTAAGACTCTAATTGATATTGTTATCCTATTAAAGTTTTGCTTCTAAAAGTATTTAAAtacattatatatttttaagtaaAATTAATCAttgataattatgattaattactAATATCAATATTTATTGTACCATAATATATCACCCAACATAGGCGATATGGACTTTTAATATTTAATTGTATAATATATTGATAAGTTTGTattctatatgtaaatatatttatatactatatatatacatatatatatatatgtatatatatatatatgcatatatgcatatatatatatgcatatatacatatatgcatatatatatatacatatatgtatatatatatatatatatatacatatatgtatatatatataccactttTTAATACTAATAGGAAGTAGTCTCGACGTGTACTGCACTGCCGTGTCCCCTCACCGCCACCTTTTGCCGAccatttccttctcttttctttctttaccCAGCGAAGACAGCCCGGCATCGCAAGGATGGGAGGTGACGGCACCGCCTCCTCTTTGCACTGATCGCCTCGCCTTCTTTTGCTTCGGAGTCGCCGCCCGCCTTCGGCTTCCCCCTTTACAGCTCGCCGATCACTTCTTCTTGACGCTTTcaccaccttctcctcctccccttcttccttgtACTTGTTTCTCACATCGAGTTCATCTTTTTCTGAGAAGAGAGGAGAGGGGTCGGGAGGGGAGACATGCTGCAGAGGGCCGCCAGCAACGCGTACTCGTGGTGGTGGGCGAGCCACATCCGGACGAAGCAGTCGAAATGGCTCGACAGCAATCTCCAAGGTTAGTCTTTGATCTATATACTCTCCCTTTGGCTCGTCTCTTATCTGCGATCTTGTTGTGTTTTGTCGTTCTGTGGCATTTATGCTTATATTTTTAGAACCGAATCAAAATAAACATGTGAAATAGTTATTTGCAATCAAAATCGACATCCTTGTCTTTACCACAGACTCGCAGTAGCGACAACAGCTACTTTACTGATTCGATCGGGAAGGGTTAGAACAACATGTTAAGAAGAGAGAAACAGAGGAAAGAATAAAGGGAAAAGAGAAGTGGTAAAGAAAAGGGGACAAGGATTGGTGTAACAACCACAAAAGAACCCAACCAAAAAAAATTCTGCTGTTTATTTGATTCAGACAGTAATTTTTGACCATCTTGAGAACAAGGAGATAAAATCTCAAGCGATGAAGTTGATTCCCAACTATGTGCAAATTCGTGATAAAGATCCTGTTTAAATTGGGTTGTAATTTGAAGGAAAGAGGGCTAAGGTTGTTTTACACATTCATTCAATTCCTAATGC contains:
- the LOC135650935 gene encoding uncharacterized protein LOC135650935, translated to MYKSVGRPRRSKEPKLGSGRPAAATSSPGDGFVQSRRRMDTSRITRGSSHKSNSFAEENSFALEFGRCSSKEAIMKPIQTLMDEEMESRHASPSVIVKLMGLNTLPSPPPVAHKELKNVEAYFQPESSTGFQGNFVPPKVHSHHKCINEDQEFKDIFEVMETAKFRKHKNRSTRKTMLSSKRSETGMNFVRQKFMDVKRLSTDETLQNSKEFDDALEILHSNKDLFMKLLQDPDSLFNRHLKDVNHLPPSSHPSQITVLKSSIVEKHRNTEWSKSERKYGRYSHMQNEITSSIRKSTQGFTNRSRREYSSFVPHNSSTPPYMGKTETHVHPTRIVVLKPSLEKTQKMVGPVSFSHENLHFGSRKHREFAVSAIQKLHKEGTDRQKFSENVEYLGHTTKDSRDIATEIARQLSYTVGNHSKRQIASELNTHIGSGSPFIPSDLAKLNNTESFCQFPNHSDEWSIDFSSPSSYSIESSVSREARKRMSERWKMTHQCQDVGLVVRGMSTLGEMLALSDRETPDATVVPLGTKKVSDDKFSGNKSFGTWGFSLGISSKNRSTKLQRSKSLPAKSTTIESPNVSYRKQGGDSANDDCYMLKDVLNMGPDDFSVENFGKRQKPLSRSSRHRTNKNRRSHSIGAENELPELDIYVHSEEPRKSIHLRDLSEEQHVLLAHHDEPHVDIKHLTNTPSVLTCEDATSLTTPGEHVKQFVKQLTPENEELSAHNHNDIINKTLQEDLADHPQVDPLLSQSETSEASLLSSKECEQQSPVSVLEPPSEVESSCSGCFERISADLQELRMQLNLLKLESAERYEEELGISISSDEDSAGDSLSVLPTGEIFQAFKDEDDRDFSYLLDILIASGIHGADQDRLLDACYSLDYPVNPHVFDELERKYGVMASWSRLERKLLFDLVNCVLAGIVASGIGPRPWAPSNRSTHTWEHEDLLERLWQMVVNQRKEMDCNLEEFLYPRWLDIENSIEVIVKEMEKLLENDLLEEIVMEFIIIQ